In Solanum stenotomum isolate F172 chromosome 6, ASM1918654v1, whole genome shotgun sequence, one DNA window encodes the following:
- the LOC125867238 gene encoding uncharacterized protein LOC125867238 isoform X2 has product MMGSGLQFNRSFNGEDRFYSAAKARRNVNRSFNGEDNLRRAKSDVAVSNFPAKTKMKVAAVDESKKELPVAAAVPTSEDLPLCNLQRFLKSVTPSVPAQYLSKTTIRDWRTCDVEFLPYYVLGDLWESFKEWSAYGAGVPLVLDEGDSAVQYYVPYLSGIQLYGDSSKASVKTRRPGEESDSDYFRDSSSDGSSDSEHERRCLNYSREQRMYHSQASESSLSIDGLSLRDSNATFQEGFSSDEGESGSSQGALLFEYFAHDQPYGREPLADKISDLAQRFPELKTMRSCDLLHYSWISVAWYPIYRIPTGPTLKALDACFLTFHSLHTPMPGNQSGHTAFVACPTDTDAAPKIPLPAFGLASYKFKASLWTPNGGPGRQLMSSLLQAADNRLTLLQVNHPDFSFFCQR; this is encoded by the exons ATGATGGGTAGTGGATTACAGTTTAATCGGAGTTTTAACGGTGAAGATCGGTTTTATAGTGCTGCGAAGGCTCGTCGGAATGTTAATCGGAGTTTTAATGGTGAGGATAATTTACGGAGAGCTAAGAGTGATGTTGCTGTTAGTAATTTTCCGGCGAAGACGAAAATGAAGGTGGCTGCCGTCGATGAATCGAAGAAGGAGTTACCGGTCGCTGCTGCCGTGCCGACATCGGAAGATTTGCCGCTTTGTAATCTACAGCGGTTTTTGAAATCTGTTACTCCTTCAGTTCCTGCTCAATATCTATCTaag ACAACTATTAGGGATTGGAGGACGTGTGATGTGGAGTTTCTGCCTTACTATGTACTTGGCGACTTATGGGAGTCTTTTAAAGAATGGAGTGCATATGGAGCTGGAGTTCCATTGGTTTTGGATGAAGGTGATAGTGCAGTTCAGTACTATGTACCCTATTTGTCAGGTATTCAGTTGTACGGTGACTCTTCAAAGGCTTCAGTCAAAACAAG GCGACCAGGTGAGGAGAGTGATAGTGACTATTTTCGGGATTCTAGTAGTGATGGAAGTAGTGACTCTGAACACGAGAGACGTTGCTTGAATTATTCAAGGGAGCAACGGATGTATCATAGCCAAGCAAGTGAAAGCTCTCTTAGTATCGATGGATTATCATTAAGAGACAGTAATGCTACCTTCCAAGAAGGATTTTCAAGCGATGAGGGTGAATCTGGGTCTTCTCAAGGTGCCTTGCTGTTTGAGTATTTTGCACACGATCAGCCTTATGGTCGTGAACCTTTGGCAGACAAG ATATCTGATCTTGCTCAACGTTTCCCCGAATTAAAAACAATGAGAAGTTGTGATCTCCTTCATTACAGTTGGATTTCTGTGGCCTG GTATCCAATTTACCGGATACCTACGGGACCTACTTTAAAAGCTTTGGATGCTTGTTTTCTGACATTTCATTCTCTTCATACACCCATGCCAG GAAATCAAAGTGGTCATACCGCGTTTGTTGCATGTCCAACTGATACGGATGCGGCCCCTAAGATTCCACTACCTGCTTTTGGCCTTGCTTCATACAAGTTTAAAGCGTCACTTTGGACTCCAAATGGCGGACCTGGAAGACAGTTAATGAGCTCGCTCTTACAAGCTGCTGATAACCGGCTAACGCTTCTTCAGGTCAATCACCCTGATTTCAGTTTCTTCTGCCAGAGGTGA
- the LOC125867238 gene encoding uncharacterized protein LOC125867238 isoform X1: protein MMGSGLQFNRSFNGEDRFYSAAKARRNVNRSFNGEDNLRRAKSDVAVSNFPAKTKMKVAAVDESKKELPVAAAVPTSEDLPLCNLQRFLKSVTPSVPAQYLSKTTIRDWRTCDVEFLPYYVLGDLWESFKEWSAYGAGVPLVLDEGDSAVQYYVPYLSGIQLYGDSSKASVKTSRRPGEESDSDYFRDSSSDGSSDSEHERRCLNYSREQRMYHSQASESSLSIDGLSLRDSNATFQEGFSSDEGESGSSQGALLFEYFAHDQPYGREPLADKISDLAQRFPELKTMRSCDLLHYSWISVAWYPIYRIPTGPTLKALDACFLTFHSLHTPMPGNQSGHTAFVACPTDTDAAPKIPLPAFGLASYKFKASLWTPNGGPGRQLMSSLLQAADNRLTLLQVNHPDFSFFCQR, encoded by the exons ATGATGGGTAGTGGATTACAGTTTAATCGGAGTTTTAACGGTGAAGATCGGTTTTATAGTGCTGCGAAGGCTCGTCGGAATGTTAATCGGAGTTTTAATGGTGAGGATAATTTACGGAGAGCTAAGAGTGATGTTGCTGTTAGTAATTTTCCGGCGAAGACGAAAATGAAGGTGGCTGCCGTCGATGAATCGAAGAAGGAGTTACCGGTCGCTGCTGCCGTGCCGACATCGGAAGATTTGCCGCTTTGTAATCTACAGCGGTTTTTGAAATCTGTTACTCCTTCAGTTCCTGCTCAATATCTATCTaag ACAACTATTAGGGATTGGAGGACGTGTGATGTGGAGTTTCTGCCTTACTATGTACTTGGCGACTTATGGGAGTCTTTTAAAGAATGGAGTGCATATGGAGCTGGAGTTCCATTGGTTTTGGATGAAGGTGATAGTGCAGTTCAGTACTATGTACCCTATTTGTCAGGTATTCAGTTGTACGGTGACTCTTCAAAGGCTTCAGTCAAAACAAG TAGGCGACCAGGTGAGGAGAGTGATAGTGACTATTTTCGGGATTCTAGTAGTGATGGAAGTAGTGACTCTGAACACGAGAGACGTTGCTTGAATTATTCAAGGGAGCAACGGATGTATCATAGCCAAGCAAGTGAAAGCTCTCTTAGTATCGATGGATTATCATTAAGAGACAGTAATGCTACCTTCCAAGAAGGATTTTCAAGCGATGAGGGTGAATCTGGGTCTTCTCAAGGTGCCTTGCTGTTTGAGTATTTTGCACACGATCAGCCTTATGGTCGTGAACCTTTGGCAGACAAG ATATCTGATCTTGCTCAACGTTTCCCCGAATTAAAAACAATGAGAAGTTGTGATCTCCTTCATTACAGTTGGATTTCTGTGGCCTG GTATCCAATTTACCGGATACCTACGGGACCTACTTTAAAAGCTTTGGATGCTTGTTTTCTGACATTTCATTCTCTTCATACACCCATGCCAG GAAATCAAAGTGGTCATACCGCGTTTGTTGCATGTCCAACTGATACGGATGCGGCCCCTAAGATTCCACTACCTGCTTTTGGCCTTGCTTCATACAAGTTTAAAGCGTCACTTTGGACTCCAAATGGCGGACCTGGAAGACAGTTAATGAGCTCGCTCTTACAAGCTGCTGATAACCGGCTAACGCTTCTTCAGGTCAATCACCCTGATTTCAGTTTCTTCTGCCAGAGGTGA
- the LOC125869362 gene encoding putative glutamine amidotransferase GAT1_2.1 isoform X1: MAPDLSMILPRVLIVSRRTVRKNKFVDFVGEYHLDLIVSYGAAPVIVPRVSGVHMLLESFQPIHGVLLCEGEDIDPSLYDSDELSGLSQEELEEIKKLHSSDTTIDKEKDSIELALAKLCLERNIPYLGICRGSQVLNVACGGTLYQDLEKELSKNYQTLSRSDSPEMSLMLHPCLIGESDMNPSGLLKCLNTIEKELTKNCKNLCCSDSSEMLDMQPSTILKSCSSDIEKELSKDCKNLCCSNSSEMSDMQPSTMLKSCQSDIEKELSKSCEKLCCSDSLEMLSHPSTLKSQSQSQSPSDIGKKYEKVVHMNYENYDGHRHAVKIVENTPLHKWFKESLEDDEKMEIWVNSYHHQGVKRLAQRFVPMAFANDGLVEGFYDPDAYNPQEGKFIMGLQFHPERMRGQDNGDFDYPGCAMAYQEFVKAVIAYAKKLNGPGNIPSRGIKFNHELESKRKSIVKSFSIAKNMYSNGLGRISEKESELEPGAEFLEANTALSVQQENRLKQMGATVRNASTYMNRLKMNEEREKMARAILAKMSIEQLSDMVSFYHKMEQLCSEALDKKFNDMELA, encoded by the exons ATGGCTCCAGATCTATCAATGATTCTTCCTAGGGTTCTAATCGTTTCTAGAAGAACTGTTCGTAAGAACaaatttgttgattttgttg GTGAATATCACTTAGATCTTATCGTGAGTTATGGAGCAGCGCCTGTTATAGTACCGCGAGTTAGTGGTGTACACATGTTACTAGAAAGTTTTCAACCAATTCATGGAGTTCTTTTATGTGAAGGAGAAGACATTGATCCATCACTTTATGATAGTGATGAATTATCTGGATTATCACAAGAAGAgcttgaagaaataaaaaaattacattcaaGTGACACAACaattgataaagaaaaagattcaATTGAATTAGCACTTGCAAAACTATGTCTTGAGAGGAATATACCTTATTTGGGAATTTGTAGAGGTTCACAAGTCCTTAATGTTGCTTGTGGTGGCACCCTTTATCAAGATTTAGAGAAAGAATTGTCCAAGAATTATCAAACGTTATCTCGTTCAGACTCTCCAGAAATGTCGTTGATGTTGCACCCATGTCTTATTGGAGAATCAGACATGAACCCGTCAGGGTTATTGAAGTGCTTGAACACCATAGAGAAAGAATTGACTAAGAACTGCAAAAACCTATGCTGCTCAGACTCTTCAGAAATGTTAGATATGCAACCATCGACAATATTGAAGTCGTGTTCGAGTGATATAGAGAAAGAATTGTCCAAGGATTGCAAAAACCTATGTTGCTCAAACTCTTCAGAAATGTCAGACATGCAACCATCGACAATGTTGAAGTCATGTCAGAGTGATATAGAGAAAGAATTGTCTAAAAGTTGTGAGAAGCTATGTTGCTCCGACTCTTTAGAAATGTTGTCACATCCATCAACATTGAAGAGTCAAAGTCAGAGTCAGAGTCCGAGCGACATAGGTAAAAAGTATGAAAAAGTTGTACATATGAACTATGAAAACTATGATGGACATAGACATGCGGtgaaaatagttgaaaatacaCCATTACACAAATGGTTTAAAGAGTCATTAGAAGATGATGAAAAAATGGAGATTTGGGTTAATAGTTATCATCATCAAGGAGTTAAGAGATTAGCACAAAGATTTGTGCCAATGGCATTTGCTAATGATGGATTAGTTGAAGGTTTTTATGATCCAGATGCATATAATCCTCAAGAAGGTAAATTTATTATGGGATTACAATTTCATCCTGAACGTATGCGTGGACAAGATAATGGTGATTTTGATTATCCAGGTTGTGCTATGGCTTACCAG GAATTTGTTAAAGCAGTAATTGCATATGCAAAGAAGCTTAATGGTCCTGGAAATATACCAAGTAGAGGTATAAAATTCAACCATGAATTAGAGAGCAAAAGAAAAAGCATTGTTAAAAGTTTTTCAATTGCAAAAAATATGTATAGCAATGGACTTGGCAGAATTTCAGAAAAAGAATCTGAACTTGAACCTGGAGCTGAATTTCTTGAG GCAAACACAGCATTGAGTGTACAACAAGAGAATAGGTTGAAGCAAATGGGAGCAACAGTGAGGAATGCATCAACATACATGAACAGATTGAAGATgaatgaagaaagagaaaaaatggcTAGGGCTATTCTTGCAAAAATGTCAATTGAACAACTCTCAGATATGGTTAGTTTTTATCATAAAATGGAACAACTTTGTTCTGAGGCTTTAGACAAAAAGTTCAATGACATGGAATTAGCTTGA
- the LOC125869362 gene encoding putative glutamine amidotransferase GAT1_2.1 isoform X2, protein MAPDLSMILPRVLIVSRRTVRKNKFVDFVGEYHLDLIVSYGAAPVIVPRVSGVHMLLESFQPIHGVLLCEGEDIDPSLYDSDELSGLSQEELEEIKKLHSSDTTIDKEKDSIELALAKLCLERNIPYLGICRGSQVLNVACGGTLYQDLEKELSKNYQTLSRSDSPEMSLMLHPCLIGESDMNPSGLLKCLNTIEKELTKNCKNLCCSDSSEMLDMQPSTILKSCSSDIEKELSKDCKNLCCSNSSEMSDMQPSTMLKSCQSDIEKELSKSCEKLCCSDSLEMLSHPSTLKSQSQSQSPSDIGKKYEKVVHMNYENYDGHRHAVKIVENTPLHKWFKESLEDDEKMEIWVNSYHHQGVKRLAQRFVPMAFANDGLVEGFYDPDAYNPQEGKFIMGLQFHPERMRGQDNGDFDYPGCAMAYQANTALSVQQENRLKQMGATVRNASTYMNRLKMNEEREKMARAILAKMSIEQLSDMVSFYHKMEQLCSEALDKKFNDMELA, encoded by the exons ATGGCTCCAGATCTATCAATGATTCTTCCTAGGGTTCTAATCGTTTCTAGAAGAACTGTTCGTAAGAACaaatttgttgattttgttg GTGAATATCACTTAGATCTTATCGTGAGTTATGGAGCAGCGCCTGTTATAGTACCGCGAGTTAGTGGTGTACACATGTTACTAGAAAGTTTTCAACCAATTCATGGAGTTCTTTTATGTGAAGGAGAAGACATTGATCCATCACTTTATGATAGTGATGAATTATCTGGATTATCACAAGAAGAgcttgaagaaataaaaaaattacattcaaGTGACACAACaattgataaagaaaaagattcaATTGAATTAGCACTTGCAAAACTATGTCTTGAGAGGAATATACCTTATTTGGGAATTTGTAGAGGTTCACAAGTCCTTAATGTTGCTTGTGGTGGCACCCTTTATCAAGATTTAGAGAAAGAATTGTCCAAGAATTATCAAACGTTATCTCGTTCAGACTCTCCAGAAATGTCGTTGATGTTGCACCCATGTCTTATTGGAGAATCAGACATGAACCCGTCAGGGTTATTGAAGTGCTTGAACACCATAGAGAAAGAATTGACTAAGAACTGCAAAAACCTATGCTGCTCAGACTCTTCAGAAATGTTAGATATGCAACCATCGACAATATTGAAGTCGTGTTCGAGTGATATAGAGAAAGAATTGTCCAAGGATTGCAAAAACCTATGTTGCTCAAACTCTTCAGAAATGTCAGACATGCAACCATCGACAATGTTGAAGTCATGTCAGAGTGATATAGAGAAAGAATTGTCTAAAAGTTGTGAGAAGCTATGTTGCTCCGACTCTTTAGAAATGTTGTCACATCCATCAACATTGAAGAGTCAAAGTCAGAGTCAGAGTCCGAGCGACATAGGTAAAAAGTATGAAAAAGTTGTACATATGAACTATGAAAACTATGATGGACATAGACATGCGGtgaaaatagttgaaaatacaCCATTACACAAATGGTTTAAAGAGTCATTAGAAGATGATGAAAAAATGGAGATTTGGGTTAATAGTTATCATCATCAAGGAGTTAAGAGATTAGCACAAAGATTTGTGCCAATGGCATTTGCTAATGATGGATTAGTTGAAGGTTTTTATGATCCAGATGCATATAATCCTCAAGAAGGTAAATTTATTATGGGATTACAATTTCATCCTGAACGTATGCGTGGACAAGATAATGGTGATTTTGATTATCCAGGTTGTGCTATGGCTTACCAG GCAAACACAGCATTGAGTGTACAACAAGAGAATAGGTTGAAGCAAATGGGAGCAACAGTGAGGAATGCATCAACATACATGAACAGATTGAAGATgaatgaagaaagagaaaaaatggcTAGGGCTATTCTTGCAAAAATGTCAATTGAACAACTCTCAGATATGGTTAGTTTTTATCATAAAATGGAACAACTTTGTTCTGAGGCTTTAGACAAAAAGTTCAATGACATGGAATTAGCTTGA